CAACAGCTATATTGAAGAAAATCCTGGTAAATCTACAAATAAGGTTTTTCCGGTTGCTCGAAAAACGATACAACCATGAAAACTTTAATTTATTATTAGTTGATAAATTGAATTGGATAAAATCTTTTCAAAAACTCTTGTTAGAAGAGGTATAGCAGTTTTCACATGGATGAGGTACACCTAGCGGGCGAATACCATTCGCCCCTACGGGGCGGCGTTTAATTTCGAGGAGACCTCGAAATCCGCGCCCCTAAAACCTCGAAATCCGCAAGAAGCAACGAAAATGTAACGCTCTGGCATCTCCTTCAACGGTGCATCAATAGGATTGTAAGTGCAATACAAAGACCGATCTGAAAAATTGAGTATTCTCGCTTACCCCATCACCCCCTCTCCCCGTCCCCCCATCCCCCAGAAGGGCGGTTTTCCCTACGTGGGGGACTTCTCTAATTGTGCCATGATTGAAGAAGTTGGCTTAGCATTGAAACTGACACAGGACTGACGCACGACGAAAGGCAGATAATCGGGTTATGGACAACAATAATTGGATTCAACAGCTTTTAGTATTAGGCGTGGGAACGACTTCCCTCGTCGCTGAGAAGTTGCGCGAGGCGGGAGATCAATGGGTTCGAGAAGGTAAGATGAACCCGGATCAAGCTAAGGTAATGGTTGACGATGTGATGTCGAAGCTGGATAGCGATCGCGGTAACATTGAAGAAGGAATGCAGCGCCAGTTGCGCAATATGCTTCAGGATTTGGGCGTGCCGCGCCAGTCGGAAGTCGATGAGTTGCGCGGACGCATCGATCGCTTGGAAAGACAGATCCGAGATTTAGAAAACAAAAGCTGGCGTTAAGGTTGGCGAACGGCGGAACGATTCTGTTCCTCTAGGCGGCTTAATTTCGCGCGGTACTCGCTGCGAAGCGTTTTGACGCGATCGCTCAATAAGCTCTCGTTCGCGATATCATCCAATTGCGCGATCGCTTTTTCCCACTCCCCTCGCGCTTCCGCTACACCATCTGGGGTTGTGGCTAAGTTCGCCGCCCGTTCTGCTTTTTGTGCCTGCTTTTCTGCCGCCGCTAACCGGTCTGCAACAGCCGTTTCGCTGGCAAGGCGCGCGTCGATTTGGCGCAGTTCGTTGCGATAATACGCCAGTAGCGGTTGTGCCTCGGTGTACGCGCTGACATCTTCGGGAATGCCGCGCAATTGGGCGAGGGTTTCAGCAATACGAGCGCGCTGTTTTTGTAAATCATCCAGGTTTTGCGGCGGACTGCTCAACAAACGAGCGGTGGTATCTTGTTGGAGGATGCGAGCGTAAAGTTGCTGGAATTCATTCTCGCGGGCGCAAGACTTGAGAGGTTTGCATAAAAAGGGAATATAAGGCGATCGCATCCCAATCACAATACTCGTCGCCACAATCGCCACCAACCCCGTCAAGGAAAGCGCCAAACCGCTATAGGTACTCATTTTGCTGGGATTTGGCTCGCGACTGAGGGCAAATAAACTCGAAATCGCCGTCCATCTCATCGGCGCGGTTTCTGCGTTCTGCACCGTCGTTATTTTGGCGAGGGCGGGAGTTTTCGAGCGAGGTACAACGGCGAGGGATTGGTGCATCTGTCGCACCGAAGCAAGCGCTGCTAACACTTCCGCTGCCGAAGCATAGCGTTCTTGGGGGCGTTCTGCGAGCATTTTAGCGAAGATTCCCGCTAAAGCATCGCTAACGCGCGCGCTATCTCGCCATTGCCACTCCATTCCGTAACTATCGTACAACTCGCTCGGCGGTTTCCCCGTCAGCAACACCAACGCCGTCACCGCGATCGCGTAGAGATCGCTATTCGGGTAGCATTGTCCCATCCGTACCTGTTCTGGCGGCGCGTACCCGACTTTCCCCACAAATGCGGTGCGAGTTTCTGTTTTCGGGGATTTTACCCCAACAGCAACCTCCGTCATTGCCTGTTTGACGGCTCCAAAATCAATGAGCATCGGTTTTGGGTGGGCGGTTTCGGGCGTTTCTGCCTCCGATCGCGGCAGCATGATATTATCCGGCGAAAGATCGCGATGAATGACTCCTGCGCGATGGATATAGTCCAGCACGGGCAAGATATCTGCTAACCATTGCAGAATTTCTGCCTCGGAAAATCCTTGTTGTTGGCGGGCGAGACGTTCTTCGAGCAAAACGTGATAATTTTTGCCGTCGATATATTCTTCGACAAGAAACAATCGCTCCTCTGCTTCAAAACAAGCCAGAAAGCGGGGAATTTGGGGGTGAGAGAGCCGGTGTAGCACTCGCGCCTCGCGTAGAAACAATTCGCGCGATTTTGCCAATACTGCTGTATCTCCTGCGGGCGGCAAAAACTCCTTAACGACGCAAAGATCGTTAAAACAGCGTTCGTCGGCGACGAGATAGGTGCGTCCCATTCCCCCTTCGCCTAAAAGACGCTGGACGCAGTAACGGCGATCGATTAACGTATCGGTAGCAATGGCTGATGTAGCCCCCATAATGGTGCAGGGAATTCAAAATTTAAGATTTCAAATTCAAAATTGAAGTGAGAGGGCGCTGCAACAAAAGAAACTGGGTTTTGAGATTTTGTTGCGCCCGAGCTTCGCTTCAATCTCGATCGGTTTTGTCTGTTTCTATGTTGCGAATTTTCCGACGAAAATCGAGCATTTTCTACAAATGTTGACAAATCTTGCGATCGCCATCCTAGCAGATGCGAATAGAAATCCCGCACGCCTCCAGTCCAGCCTTCCCTGAGTACCAATCTTGCGATCGCATTTTTAGAACGCGAATTTCCCCCAGCGGGACGACCGTGTAATTGTTTTATTACAAAGTAATAGCATCTATTTCCACTCTTGCTAGGGGTCTGCCAAAATTGAAGCAGTTGGATGTG
The sequence above is a segment of the Oscillatoria sp. FACHB-1406 genome. Coding sequences within it:
- a CDS encoding phasin family protein gives rise to the protein MDNNNWIQQLLVLGVGTTSLVAEKLREAGDQWVREGKMNPDQAKVMVDDVMSKLDSDRGNIEEGMQRQLRNMLQDLGVPRQSEVDELRGRIDRLERQIRDLENKSWR
- a CDS encoding serine/threonine-protein kinase, whose protein sequence is MGATSAIATDTLIDRRYCVQRLLGEGGMGRTYLVADERCFNDLCVVKEFLPPAGDTAVLAKSRELFLREARVLHRLSHPQIPRFLACFEAEERLFLVEEYIDGKNYHVLLEERLARQQQGFSEAEILQWLADILPVLDYIHRAGVIHRDLSPDNIMLPRSEAETPETAHPKPMLIDFGAVKQAMTEVAVGVKSPKTETRTAFVGKVGYAPPEQVRMGQCYPNSDLYAIAVTALVLLTGKPPSELYDSYGMEWQWRDSARVSDALAGIFAKMLAERPQERYASAAEVLAALASVRQMHQSLAVVPRSKTPALAKITTVQNAETAPMRWTAISSLFALSREPNPSKMSTYSGLALSLTGLVAIVATSIVIGMRSPYIPFLCKPLKSCARENEFQQLYARILQQDTTARLLSSPPQNLDDLQKQRARIAETLAQLRGIPEDVSAYTEAQPLLAYYRNELRQIDARLASETAVADRLAAAEKQAQKAERAANLATTPDGVAEARGEWEKAIAQLDDIANESLLSDRVKTLRSEYRAKLSRLEEQNRSAVRQP